The Bombus fervidus isolate BK054 chromosome 1, iyBomFerv1, whole genome shotgun sequence genome includes a window with the following:
- the LOC139988065 gene encoding uncharacterized protein isoform X2, producing MYNYTYVYICKYFVYIVEDSVVAFNVKQDMTNSNEIEFDISNAANNKNLLSEIANNLDSCGLQKEYHNYTIKLSRKDVIDNIEKEIIEYFTHFLIKLRSLTQKLQIYVEIERPVMIKQTYYFYEILKDTQSAINVSQDITLKKQLISELYNQHKKENKKYDSCIKQLPNDLLHVQNKINEFIENILYQLLNEILHTEEIYLYDEKISKAIEIHLKSCINKINTALQGAGDQHIQITETIEEQQKELKRKNLEIVQLKEVVQQQREEGISLNEENIKIKEQLSKITTALNKKDDHVLKLEQQLEILKSELFIYNKDCNALKKENKNLKNIRNRLSKECQESKKQLTIKTKQIKNLSEQVRELLETKNLKTTLENKIKEIEKRLSDLQFENYELEKNIIQSNMIISTKEEAITTLKNKIDASNNILSQKIGEYKNAMEQKHHEIIKLEDENILLNEKLKDVEHKFTEMNLIIVSLTEQNDKINIIYTMQEDLAKLDKYEKKLKVELSNLRTQLINDQNSNKKLDNSLDIYLHENEILEKNVEYWKNENSELLIRLHNEVMEENLKRKLYTLSNQIYERLLSLQNLSNLEKDSSNNKFIKKLHDQYIIQQDEIIELTVNNRIKNFKLEHKNQKREVKESEIEKIDVQLSNNVNIKEVPENNCITFERSNSPNNLLMRYKMEHSKSEHDENQNEIMNRDCEIKHSKEIIKHLVQENAELRAILKSQMEEYQDKIILMKKNYDSSLNAVCERHKANVEILQKQFEDDMKSEKIFDSENWLLSLNMKELMELHEQITEFYATLNEVEKKFQFLPTNIHEEESMYKRIISSISKERNSHIQNQWQFMPFLDDTQKYRTSQTQDYKSNLGHNFGYHNGEEKSPELENKSKKNKQIEKDITFDQQRWNFINQCSAYHKLSNIYEYTTTFPTD from the exons atgtataattatacatacgtatatatatgtaaatattttgtatatatagttGAAGACAGTGTAGTTGCATTCAATGTAAAGCAAGATATGACTAattcaaatgaaatagaatttgatatttctaatgcagctaataataaaaatttattaagtgAAATAGCAAATAATTTAGATTCTTGTGGACTTCAAAAG GAATATCACAATTATACCATTAAATTAAGTAGAAAAGATGTCATAGATAATatagaaaaggaaataattgaatattttacacattttttaattaaattacgttCTCTTACACAAAAGTTACAAATATATGTAGAAATTGAACGCCCTGTCATGATTAAACaaacttattatttttatgaaattctgaAAGATACACAATCAGCTATCAATGTTTCTCAAG ATATAACTTTGAAGAAACAACTAATTTCTGAATTATATAATCagcataaaaaagaaaataaaaaatatgattctTGTATTAAACAGCTTCCTAATGATTTATTGCACGtacaaaataagataaatgaatttattgaaaacattttgtatcagttattaaatgaaatattacatacagaggaaatttatttatatgatgAAAAAATTAGTAAAGCGATCGAAATACATTTGAAATCTTgtatcaataaaataaatacagctCTCCAag GTGCTGGAGATCAACACATACAGATAACTGAAACAATAGAAGAACAACAGaaggaattaaaaagaaaaaacttaGAAATAGTTCAATTGAAAGAAGTAGTGCAACAGCAAAGAGAAGAAGGTATTAGtttaaatgaagaaaatataaaaattaaagaacaaCTATCAAAAATAACTACAGCACTTAATAAAAAGGACGATCATGTATTGAAGTTAGAACAACAACTTGAGATACTTAaaagtgaattatttatatataataaagattgtaatgcattaaaaaaagaaaacaagaatttaaaaaatataagaaatagatTATCAAAAGAATGTCAAGAGAGTAAGAAACAATTAACAATAAAAactaaacaaattaaaaatttatcagaGCAAGTTCGTGAACTTCTTGAAACTAAAAACCTAAAGACTACTTTAGAAAATAAGAttaaagaaatagagaaaag ATTGAGTGATttacaatttgaaaattatgaattagaaaagaatattattcaatCCAATATGATCATTTCCACAAAAGAAGAAGCTATAACTaccttgaaaaataaaattgatgcaagtaataatattttgtcacAAAAAATTGGTGAATACAAAAATGCAATGGAACAAAAACatcatgaaattataaaattggaagatgaaaatatattattaaatgaaaagcTGAAAGATGTTGAACATAAATTTACAGAAATGAATCTAATAATTGTATCCCTAACTGaacaaaatgataaaattaatattatatatacaatgcAAGAGGATCTTGCAAAAttggataaatatgaaaaaaaattaaaagttgaaCTCAGTAATTTAAGAACACAACTTATAAATGATCAAAATAGTAACAAAAAACTTGATAATAGCTTAGACATATATCtacatgaaaatgaaatattagaaaaaaatgttgaatattggaaaaatgaaaactctgaattattaattagacTGCATAATGAAGTAATGGAAGAAaatctaaaaagaaaattatatactcTTTCCAATCAAATATATGAAAGGCTATTAAGTCTTCAAAATCTATCTAATTTAGAAAAAGATtcatcgaataataaatttattaaaaaattacatgaTCAGTACATA attcaGCAAGATGAAATAATAGAGTTAACtgtaaataatagaataaaaaatttcaaactagagcataaaaatcaaaaacgagaagtaaaagaaagtgaaatagaaaaaatcgATGTACAATTGTCGAATaacgtaaatataaaagaagtgcctgaaaataattgtataacaTTTGAGCGATCCAATTCtccaaataatttattgatgAGGTATAAGATGGAACATTCGAAAAGTGAACATGATGAAAAccaaaatgaaataatgaatagagattgtgaaataaaacattctaaagaaattattaaacatttagtACAAGAAAATGCTGAGCTTCGTGCTATCCTTAAA TCTCAGATGGAAGAATATCAAGACAAAAtcatattaatgaaaaaaaactATGACAGTAGTTTAAATGCAGTTTGTGAAAGGCACAAAgcaaacgttgaaattttgcaaaaacaATTTGAAGATGATATGAAgagtgaaaaaatatttgactcAGAAAATTGGTTATTA TCATTgaatatgaaagaattaaTGGAACTACATGAACAGATAACT GAATTTTATGCAACACTAAATGAAGTggagaaaaaattccaatttctaCCCACAAATATACATGAAGAAg aatcaatgtacaaaagaataatatcatcaatttcaaaagaaagaaattcacaCATACAAAATCAATGGCAATTTATGCCATTTTTGGATGATACTCAAAAGTATCGAACTTCACAAACACAAgattataaatcaaatttgGGACATAACTTTGg GTACCACAATGGCGAAGAAAAATCTCCAGAATTAGAAAACAAATCtaagaaaaacaaacaaattgaaaaagatatcact tttgatcAACaaagatggaattttattaatcagtGTAGTGCATACCATAAATTGAgcaatatatatgaatatactaCAACATTTCCTACggattaa
- the LOC139988065 gene encoding uncharacterized protein isoform X1, giving the protein MYNYTYVYICKYFVYIVEDSVVAFNVKQDMTNSNEIEFDISNAANNKNLLSEIANNLDSCGLQKEYHNYTIKLSRKDVIDNIEKEIIEYFTHFLIKLRSLTQKLQIYVEIERPVMIKQTYYFYEILKDTQSAINVSQDITLKKQLISELYNQHKKENKKYDSCIKQLPNDLLHVQNKINEFIENILYQLLNEILHTEEIYLYDEKISKAIEIHLKSCINKINTALQGAGDQHIQITETIEEQQKELKRKNLEIVQLKEVVQQQREEGISLNEENIKIKEQLSKITTALNKKDDHVLKLEQQLEILKSELFIYNKDCNALKKENKNLKNIRNRLSKECQESKKQLTIKTKQIKNLSEQVRELLETKNLKTTLENKIKEIEKRLSDLQFENYELEKNIIQSNMIISTKEEAITTLKNKIDASNNILSQKIGEYKNAMEQKHHEIIKLEDENILLNEKLKDVEHKFTEMNLIIVSLTEQNDKINIIYTMQEDLAKLDKYEKKLKVELSNLRTQLINDQNSNKKLDNSLDIYLHENEILEKNVEYWKNENSELLIRLHNEVMEENLKRKLYTLSNQIYERLLSLQNLSNLEKDSSNNKFIKKLHDQYIIQQDEIIELTVNNRIKNFKLEHKNQKREVKESEIEKIDVQLSNNVNIKEVPENNCITFERSNSPNNLLMRYKMEHSKSEHDENQNEIMNRDCEIKHSKEIIKHLVQENAELRAILKSQMEEYQDKIILMKKNYDSSLNAVCERHKANVEILQKQFEDDMKSEKIFDSENWLLSLNMKELMELHEQITVIINNSSDVIHMENENQCLYDNAQQEFYATLNEVEKKFQFLPTNIHEEESMYKRIISSISKERNSHIQNQWQFMPFLDDTQKYRTSQTQDYKSNLGHNFGYHNGEEKSPELENKSKKNKQIEKDITFDQQRWNFINQCSAYHKLSNIYEYTTTFPTD; this is encoded by the exons atgtataattatacatacgtatatatatgtaaatattttgtatatatagttGAAGACAGTGTAGTTGCATTCAATGTAAAGCAAGATATGACTAattcaaatgaaatagaatttgatatttctaatgcagctaataataaaaatttattaagtgAAATAGCAAATAATTTAGATTCTTGTGGACTTCAAAAG GAATATCACAATTATACCATTAAATTAAGTAGAAAAGATGTCATAGATAATatagaaaaggaaataattgaatattttacacattttttaattaaattacgttCTCTTACACAAAAGTTACAAATATATGTAGAAATTGAACGCCCTGTCATGATTAAACaaacttattatttttatgaaattctgaAAGATACACAATCAGCTATCAATGTTTCTCAAG ATATAACTTTGAAGAAACAACTAATTTCTGAATTATATAATCagcataaaaaagaaaataaaaaatatgattctTGTATTAAACAGCTTCCTAATGATTTATTGCACGtacaaaataagataaatgaatttattgaaaacattttgtatcagttattaaatgaaatattacatacagaggaaatttatttatatgatgAAAAAATTAGTAAAGCGATCGAAATACATTTGAAATCTTgtatcaataaaataaatacagctCTCCAag GTGCTGGAGATCAACACATACAGATAACTGAAACAATAGAAGAACAACAGaaggaattaaaaagaaaaaacttaGAAATAGTTCAATTGAAAGAAGTAGTGCAACAGCAAAGAGAAGAAGGTATTAGtttaaatgaagaaaatataaaaattaaagaacaaCTATCAAAAATAACTACAGCACTTAATAAAAAGGACGATCATGTATTGAAGTTAGAACAACAACTTGAGATACTTAaaagtgaattatttatatataataaagattgtaatgcattaaaaaaagaaaacaagaatttaaaaaatataagaaatagatTATCAAAAGAATGTCAAGAGAGTAAGAAACAATTAACAATAAAAactaaacaaattaaaaatttatcagaGCAAGTTCGTGAACTTCTTGAAACTAAAAACCTAAAGACTACTTTAGAAAATAAGAttaaagaaatagagaaaag ATTGAGTGATttacaatttgaaaattatgaattagaaaagaatattattcaatCCAATATGATCATTTCCACAAAAGAAGAAGCTATAACTaccttgaaaaataaaattgatgcaagtaataatattttgtcacAAAAAATTGGTGAATACAAAAATGCAATGGAACAAAAACatcatgaaattataaaattggaagatgaaaatatattattaaatgaaaagcTGAAAGATGTTGAACATAAATTTACAGAAATGAATCTAATAATTGTATCCCTAACTGaacaaaatgataaaattaatattatatatacaatgcAAGAGGATCTTGCAAAAttggataaatatgaaaaaaaattaaaagttgaaCTCAGTAATTTAAGAACACAACTTATAAATGATCAAAATAGTAACAAAAAACTTGATAATAGCTTAGACATATATCtacatgaaaatgaaatattagaaaaaaatgttgaatattggaaaaatgaaaactctgaattattaattagacTGCATAATGAAGTAATGGAAGAAaatctaaaaagaaaattatatactcTTTCCAATCAAATATATGAAAGGCTATTAAGTCTTCAAAATCTATCTAATTTAGAAAAAGATtcatcgaataataaatttattaaaaaattacatgaTCAGTACATA attcaGCAAGATGAAATAATAGAGTTAACtgtaaataatagaataaaaaatttcaaactagagcataaaaatcaaaaacgagaagtaaaagaaagtgaaatagaaaaaatcgATGTACAATTGTCGAATaacgtaaatataaaagaagtgcctgaaaataattgtataacaTTTGAGCGATCCAATTCtccaaataatttattgatgAGGTATAAGATGGAACATTCGAAAAGTGAACATGATGAAAAccaaaatgaaataatgaatagagattgtgaaataaaacattctaaagaaattattaaacatttagtACAAGAAAATGCTGAGCTTCGTGCTATCCTTAAA TCTCAGATGGAAGAATATCAAGACAAAAtcatattaatgaaaaaaaactATGACAGTAGTTTAAATGCAGTTTGTGAAAGGCACAAAgcaaacgttgaaattttgcaaaaacaATTTGAAGATGATATGAAgagtgaaaaaatatttgactcAGAAAATTGGTTATTA TCATTgaatatgaaagaattaaTGGAACTACATGAACAGATAACTGTAATTATAAACAACAGCTCTGATGTAATTCATATGGAAAACGAAAATCAATGTTTATATGATAATGCTCAACAGGAATTTTATGCAACACTAAATGAAGTggagaaaaaattccaatttctaCCCACAAATATACATGAAGAAg aatcaatgtacaaaagaataatatcatcaatttcaaaagaaagaaattcacaCATACAAAATCAATGGCAATTTATGCCATTTTTGGATGATACTCAAAAGTATCGAACTTCACAAACACAAgattataaatcaaatttgGGACATAACTTTGg GTACCACAATGGCGAAGAAAAATCTCCAGAATTAGAAAACAAATCtaagaaaaacaaacaaattgaaaaagatatcact tttgatcAACaaagatggaattttattaatcagtGTAGTGCATACCATAAATTGAgcaatatatatgaatatactaCAACATTTCCTACggattaa
- the LOC139988065 gene encoding uncharacterized protein isoform X4, with protein MYNYTYVYICKYFVYIVEDSVVAFNVKQDMTNSNEIEFDISNAANNKNLLSEIANNLDSCGLQKEYHNYTIKLSRKDVIDNIEKEIIEYFTHFLIKLRSLTQKLQIYVEIERPVMIKQTYYFYEILKDTQSAINVSQDITLKKQLISELYNQHKKENKKYDSCIKQLPNDLLHVQNKINEFIENILYQLLNEILHTEEIYLYDEKISKAIEIHLKSCINKINTALQGAGDQHIQITETIEEQQKELKRKNLEIVQLKEVVQQQREEGISLNEENIKIKEQLSKITTALNKKDDHVLKLEQQLEILKSELFIYNKDCNALKKENKNLKNIRNRLSKECQESKKQLTIKTKQIKNLSEQVRELLETKNLKTTLENKIKEIEKRLSDLQFENYELEKNIIQSNMIISTKEEAITTLKNKIDASNNILSQKIGEYKNAMEQKHHEIIKLEDENILLNEKLKDVEHKFTEMNLIIVSLTEQNDKINIIYTMQEDLAKLDKYEKKLKVELSNLRTQLINDQNSNKKLDNSLDIYLHENEILEKNVEYWKNENSELLIRLHNEVMEENLKRKLYTLSNQIYERLLSLQNLSNLEKDSSNNKFIKKLHDQYIIQQDEIIELTVNNRIKNFKLEHKNQKREVKESEIEKIDVQLSNNVNIKEVPENNCITFERSNSPNNLLMRYKMEHSKSEHDENQNEIMNRDCEIKHSKEIIKHLVQENAELRAILKSQMEEYQDKIILMKKNYDSSLNAVCERHKANVEILQKQFEDDMKSEKIFDSENWLLSLNMKELMELHEQITEFYATLNEVEKKFQFLPTNIHEEV; from the exons atgtataattatacatacgtatatatatgtaaatattttgtatatatagttGAAGACAGTGTAGTTGCATTCAATGTAAAGCAAGATATGACTAattcaaatgaaatagaatttgatatttctaatgcagctaataataaaaatttattaagtgAAATAGCAAATAATTTAGATTCTTGTGGACTTCAAAAG GAATATCACAATTATACCATTAAATTAAGTAGAAAAGATGTCATAGATAATatagaaaaggaaataattgaatattttacacattttttaattaaattacgttCTCTTACACAAAAGTTACAAATATATGTAGAAATTGAACGCCCTGTCATGATTAAACaaacttattatttttatgaaattctgaAAGATACACAATCAGCTATCAATGTTTCTCAAG ATATAACTTTGAAGAAACAACTAATTTCTGAATTATATAATCagcataaaaaagaaaataaaaaatatgattctTGTATTAAACAGCTTCCTAATGATTTATTGCACGtacaaaataagataaatgaatttattgaaaacattttgtatcagttattaaatgaaatattacatacagaggaaatttatttatatgatgAAAAAATTAGTAAAGCGATCGAAATACATTTGAAATCTTgtatcaataaaataaatacagctCTCCAag GTGCTGGAGATCAACACATACAGATAACTGAAACAATAGAAGAACAACAGaaggaattaaaaagaaaaaacttaGAAATAGTTCAATTGAAAGAAGTAGTGCAACAGCAAAGAGAAGAAGGTATTAGtttaaatgaagaaaatataaaaattaaagaacaaCTATCAAAAATAACTACAGCACTTAATAAAAAGGACGATCATGTATTGAAGTTAGAACAACAACTTGAGATACTTAaaagtgaattatttatatataataaagattgtaatgcattaaaaaaagaaaacaagaatttaaaaaatataagaaatagatTATCAAAAGAATGTCAAGAGAGTAAGAAACAATTAACAATAAAAactaaacaaattaaaaatttatcagaGCAAGTTCGTGAACTTCTTGAAACTAAAAACCTAAAGACTACTTTAGAAAATAAGAttaaagaaatagagaaaag ATTGAGTGATttacaatttgaaaattatgaattagaaaagaatattattcaatCCAATATGATCATTTCCACAAAAGAAGAAGCTATAACTaccttgaaaaataaaattgatgcaagtaataatattttgtcacAAAAAATTGGTGAATACAAAAATGCAATGGAACAAAAACatcatgaaattataaaattggaagatgaaaatatattattaaatgaaaagcTGAAAGATGTTGAACATAAATTTACAGAAATGAATCTAATAATTGTATCCCTAACTGaacaaaatgataaaattaatattatatatacaatgcAAGAGGATCTTGCAAAAttggataaatatgaaaaaaaattaaaagttgaaCTCAGTAATTTAAGAACACAACTTATAAATGATCAAAATAGTAACAAAAAACTTGATAATAGCTTAGACATATATCtacatgaaaatgaaatattagaaaaaaatgttgaatattggaaaaatgaaaactctgaattattaattagacTGCATAATGAAGTAATGGAAGAAaatctaaaaagaaaattatatactcTTTCCAATCAAATATATGAAAGGCTATTAAGTCTTCAAAATCTATCTAATTTAGAAAAAGATtcatcgaataataaatttattaaaaaattacatgaTCAGTACATA attcaGCAAGATGAAATAATAGAGTTAACtgtaaataatagaataaaaaatttcaaactagagcataaaaatcaaaaacgagaagtaaaagaaagtgaaatagaaaaaatcgATGTACAATTGTCGAATaacgtaaatataaaagaagtgcctgaaaataattgtataacaTTTGAGCGATCCAATTCtccaaataatttattgatgAGGTATAAGATGGAACATTCGAAAAGTGAACATGATGAAAAccaaaatgaaataatgaatagagattgtgaaataaaacattctaaagaaattattaaacatttagtACAAGAAAATGCTGAGCTTCGTGCTATCCTTAAA TCTCAGATGGAAGAATATCAAGACAAAAtcatattaatgaaaaaaaactATGACAGTAGTTTAAATGCAGTTTGTGAAAGGCACAAAgcaaacgttgaaattttgcaaaaacaATTTGAAGATGATATGAAgagtgaaaaaatatttgactcAGAAAATTGGTTATTA TCATTgaatatgaaagaattaaTGGAACTACATGAACAGATAACT GAATTTTATGCAACACTAAATGAAGTggagaaaaaattccaatttctaCCCACAAATATACATGAAGAAg tttga
- the LOC139988065 gene encoding uncharacterized protein isoform X3, producing MYNYTYVYICKYFVYIVEDSVVAFNVKQDMTNSNEIEFDISNAANNKNLLSEIANNLDSCGLQKEYHNYTIKLSRKDVIDNIEKEIIEYFTHFLIKLRSLTQKLQIYVEIERPVMIKQTYYFYEILKDTQSAINVSQDITLKKQLISELYNQHKKENKKYDSCIKQLPNDLLHVQNKINEFIENILYQLLNEILHTEEIYLYDEKISKAIEIHLKSCINKINTALQGAGDQHIQITETIEEQQKELKRKNLEIVQLKEVVQQQREEGISLNEENIKIKEQLSKITTALNKKDDHVLKLEQQLEILKSELFIYNKDCNALKKENKNLKNIRNRLSKECQESKKQLTIKTKQIKNLSEQVRELLETKNLKTTLENKIKEIEKRLSDLQFENYELEKNIIQSNMIISTKEEAITTLKNKIDASNNILSQKIGEYKNAMEQKHHEIIKLEDENILLNEKLKDVEHKFTEMNLIIVSLTEQNDKINIIYTMQEDLAKLDKYEKKLKVELSNLRTQLINDQNSNKKLDNSLDIYLHENEILEKNVEYWKNENSELLIRLHNEVMEENLKRKLYTLSNQIYERLLSLQNLSNLEKDSSNNKFIKKLHDQYIIQQDEIIELTVNNRIKNFKLEHKNQKREVKESEIEKIDVQLSNNVNIKEVPENNCITFERSNSPNNLLMRYKMEHSKSEHDENQNEIMNRDCEIKHSKEIIKHLVQENAELRAILKSQMEEYQDKIILMKKNYDSSLNAVCERHKANVEILQKQFEDDMKSEKIFDSENWLLSLNMKELMELHEQITVIINNSSDVIHMENENQCLYDNAQQEFYATLNEVEKKFQFLPTNIHEEV from the exons atgtataattatacatacgtatatatatgtaaatattttgtatatatagttGAAGACAGTGTAGTTGCATTCAATGTAAAGCAAGATATGACTAattcaaatgaaatagaatttgatatttctaatgcagctaataataaaaatttattaagtgAAATAGCAAATAATTTAGATTCTTGTGGACTTCAAAAG GAATATCACAATTATACCATTAAATTAAGTAGAAAAGATGTCATAGATAATatagaaaaggaaataattgaatattttacacattttttaattaaattacgttCTCTTACACAAAAGTTACAAATATATGTAGAAATTGAACGCCCTGTCATGATTAAACaaacttattatttttatgaaattctgaAAGATACACAATCAGCTATCAATGTTTCTCAAG ATATAACTTTGAAGAAACAACTAATTTCTGAATTATATAATCagcataaaaaagaaaataaaaaatatgattctTGTATTAAACAGCTTCCTAATGATTTATTGCACGtacaaaataagataaatgaatttattgaaaacattttgtatcagttattaaatgaaatattacatacagaggaaatttatttatatgatgAAAAAATTAGTAAAGCGATCGAAATACATTTGAAATCTTgtatcaataaaataaatacagctCTCCAag GTGCTGGAGATCAACACATACAGATAACTGAAACAATAGAAGAACAACAGaaggaattaaaaagaaaaaacttaGAAATAGTTCAATTGAAAGAAGTAGTGCAACAGCAAAGAGAAGAAGGTATTAGtttaaatgaagaaaatataaaaattaaagaacaaCTATCAAAAATAACTACAGCACTTAATAAAAAGGACGATCATGTATTGAAGTTAGAACAACAACTTGAGATACTTAaaagtgaattatttatatataataaagattgtaatgcattaaaaaaagaaaacaagaatttaaaaaatataagaaatagatTATCAAAAGAATGTCAAGAGAGTAAGAAACAATTAACAATAAAAactaaacaaattaaaaatttatcagaGCAAGTTCGTGAACTTCTTGAAACTAAAAACCTAAAGACTACTTTAGAAAATAAGAttaaagaaatagagaaaag ATTGAGTGATttacaatttgaaaattatgaattagaaaagaatattattcaatCCAATATGATCATTTCCACAAAAGAAGAAGCTATAACTaccttgaaaaataaaattgatgcaagtaataatattttgtcacAAAAAATTGGTGAATACAAAAATGCAATGGAACAAAAACatcatgaaattataaaattggaagatgaaaatatattattaaatgaaaagcTGAAAGATGTTGAACATAAATTTACAGAAATGAATCTAATAATTGTATCCCTAACTGaacaaaatgataaaattaatattatatatacaatgcAAGAGGATCTTGCAAAAttggataaatatgaaaaaaaattaaaagttgaaCTCAGTAATTTAAGAACACAACTTATAAATGATCAAAATAGTAACAAAAAACTTGATAATAGCTTAGACATATATCtacatgaaaatgaaatattagaaaaaaatgttgaatattggaaaaatgaaaactctgaattattaattagacTGCATAATGAAGTAATGGAAGAAaatctaaaaagaaaattatatactcTTTCCAATCAAATATATGAAAGGCTATTAAGTCTTCAAAATCTATCTAATTTAGAAAAAGATtcatcgaataataaatttattaaaaaattacatgaTCAGTACATA attcaGCAAGATGAAATAATAGAGTTAACtgtaaataatagaataaaaaatttcaaactagagcataaaaatcaaaaacgagaagtaaaagaaagtgaaatagaaaaaatcgATGTACAATTGTCGAATaacgtaaatataaaagaagtgcctgaaaataattgtataacaTTTGAGCGATCCAATTCtccaaataatttattgatgAGGTATAAGATGGAACATTCGAAAAGTGAACATGATGAAAAccaaaatgaaataatgaatagagattgtgaaataaaacattctaaagaaattattaaacatttagtACAAGAAAATGCTGAGCTTCGTGCTATCCTTAAA TCTCAGATGGAAGAATATCAAGACAAAAtcatattaatgaaaaaaaactATGACAGTAGTTTAAATGCAGTTTGTGAAAGGCACAAAgcaaacgttgaaattttgcaaaaacaATTTGAAGATGATATGAAgagtgaaaaaatatttgactcAGAAAATTGGTTATTA TCATTgaatatgaaagaattaaTGGAACTACATGAACAGATAACTGTAATTATAAACAACAGCTCTGATGTAATTCATATGGAAAACGAAAATCAATGTTTATATGATAATGCTCAACAGGAATTTTATGCAACACTAAATGAAGTggagaaaaaattccaatttctaCCCACAAATATACATGAAGAAg tttga